The following proteins are co-located in the Saccharomycodes ludwigii strain NBRC 1722 chromosome V, whole genome shotgun sequence genome:
- the ATX1 gene encoding copper metallochaperone ATX1 (similar to Saccharomyces cerevisiae YNL259C | ATX1 | AnTioXidant) yields MSTNHYQFNVVMSCQGCSNAINKVLTKLQPEVSKVDISLEKQTVDVYSSLPYETILEKIKKTGKEVKSGNTL; encoded by the coding sequence ATGTCCACTAACCACTATCAATTTAATGTTGTTATGTCATGCCAAGGCTGCTCCAATGCCATTAACAAAGTTTTAACTAAATTGCAACCAGAAGTTTCAAAAGTTGATATCTCACTTGAAAAACAAACGGTTGATGTTTACAGTTCTTTACCATATGAGACTATTTtagaaaagattaaaaagaCTGGTAAGGAGGTTAAAAGCGGTAATACTTTATAA
- the DSL1 gene encoding Dsl1p (similar to Saccharomyces cerevisiae YNL258C | DSL1 | Dependence on SLy1-20) has product MSEKNIKDRIDQLNHELLSILSDQNSLQLAIKNDKNYNQVFGPTVDNTPSITSPEDLDRLKNQDSEYIAEIDQLLLLKTINQSLNEFQTNLKLSEFENCYYTLKNLVNQFNKLLNLAETNSYQIKPTLPKSISNKIDSLHLDFLTLLENMYNRLIVIRDVDANTKVLNINRSIGNNELHLKELNEFMVKTLLESQESIATKNPIAYNGPDSTLKIWFITSITETSKVEECLKRLDHLITTYLQLSPILNKFVKCFLFSSKIQVELTTTGDERLDLKLIESAENLSLQDYLTSFINMVQFVDSLIGWDSKLMAFFEPVSTLFQKELEKFIKLNIKEILKVGNDAEHHNALLLNLQKLLSQEEGKKSSILTLCGNSKTNLSLLLKDEKVYKQVILDQLIQQKFEELRSFFDKADDNIINEKTLIEISYEIERNVTGDKTSGNVSSIDNKHIGRGHANKNVEDQNNLEEDDWGSAWDDELNLDDIEERKSTNEINVNSNNDTGNLKDTEDDSEDGWGSEVDLNFNDEEEEVGDITITKNNDGANKTYVTVTDAFEVTNIPKHFIRVWDSMNSDLLKENFISSSDENNNTVDIYGVNYKLSLLQTSFFAICNLQYNDGNNWVQFINDMEYILYYLRKKCNITQLEDLVSMSLESKIKIIEKKIKEYIDEQLLIIRHDETEPDWTTTIEKLLPYIHTIIDGKLLKLGNKAQRGKIYYEILYFIFNTCITKQILGWDAISEKSSENLSEFISLILNGTNNFIANNMGVKLEELKLKFKMVGQLLVARLKDIMDNFYNGDFYLFETDELITWVVLLFADTDMRKDCIDEIRTLRGEF; this is encoded by the coding sequence ATgagtgaaaaaaatattaaggACAGGATTGATCAATTGAATCACGAATTGTTGTCAATTCTATCAGATCAAAATTCGCTGCAATTGGCTATTAAgaatgataaaaattataaccAAGTGTTTGGCCCTACCGTTGATAATACACCCTCAATCACCTCCCCTGAAGATTTGGATAGATTGAAAAACCAGGATTCTGAATATATTGCAGAAATTGATCAATTACTCCTATTGAAAACCATCAATCAGTCATTGAATGAATTTcaaacaaatttaaaattaagtgaatttgaaaattgttattacacattaaaaaatttggtcaatcaatttaataaattattaaatttggCGGAAACCAATAGTTATCAAATTAAACCCACTTTGCCCAAATCcatttctaataaaattgaCTCATTACATCTAGACTTTTTAACCTTGTTGGAAAATATGTACAATAGATTAATTGTAATTCGTGACGTGGACGCCAATACTAAAGTGTTAAATATTAACCGCAGTATTGGAAATAATGAATTacatttaaaagaattaaatgaaTTTATGGTCAAAACTTTATTAGAATCGCAAGAAAGTATTGCCACCAAGAATCCAATCGCGTACAATGGTCCTGATTCcactttaaaaatttggtttATTACTTCAATTACAGAAACTTCGAAGGTTGAAGAATGCTTAAAAAGATTGGACCATTTAATAACTACCTATTTACAACTTTCACCCATTCTAAACAAATTtgttaaatgttttttatttagttcCAAAATTCAAGTTGAGCTAACTACTACCGGTGACGAACGTCTTGATTTAAAACTGATCGAGTCTGCTGAAAACTTGAGTCTTCAAGATTATTTAACCAGCTTTATTAATATGGTTCAATTTGTTGATTCACTAATTGGGTGGGATAGTAAATTAATGGCTTTTTTCGAACCGGTTTCTACACTTTTCCAGAAggaattggaaaaattcataaaactcaatattaaagaaatattaaaagttgGAAATGATGCCGAACATCATAATGcacttttattaaacttGCAAAAACTACTCTCACAAGAGGAGGGGAAAAAATCTTCAATATTAACACTTTGTGGTAATTCGAAAACTAACCTAAGTTTATTGttaaaagatgaaaaagtGTATAAACAAGTTATATTGGATCAACTTATTCAGCAGAAATTTGAAGAACTTAGAAGTTTTTTCGATAAAGCTGACGATAACATAATCAATGAGAAAACACTGATCGAAATTTCTTATGAAATAGAAAGAAACGTCACAGGGGACAAGACTAGCGGTAATGTCAGCTCCATAGATAATAAACATATAGGGAGAGGACAtgctaataaaaatgtggAAGATCAAAACAACCTTGAGGAGGACGATTGGGGTTCTGCGTGGGATGATGAACTGAATTTAGATGATATAGAGGAGAGAAAAAGCACCAATGAGATTAAtgttaatagtaataatgatacAGGTAATCTTAAAGACACCGAAGATGATAGTGAAGATGGCTGGGGATCTGAAGTGGACCTAAACTTTAATGACGAAGAGGAAGAGGTTGGTGATATCACTATCACTAAAAATAACGATGGTGCCAATAAGACATACGTCACTGTGACTGATGCGTTTGAAGTTACAAATATTCCGAAACATTTTATAAGAGTTTGGGATTCTATGAATAGCGATTTATTAAAGGAGAACTTTATATCCTCATCagatgaaaataacaacaccGTAGATATCTATGGTGTTAATTACAAATTAAGTCTATTACaaacttctttttttgctaTTTGTAATTTACAGTATAACGATGGTAACAATTGGGtacaatttattaatgatatggaatatattttatattatttacgAAAAAAGTGTAATATAACTCAGTTGGAGGACTTAGTTAGCATGTCATTAGAATCgaaaatcaaaatcattGAGAAAAAGATCAAAGAGTATATTGATGAACAATTGCTTATCATACGACATGATGAGACAGAACCGGATTGGACTACTaccattgaaaaattattaccatACATTCATACAATAATTGATGGTAAATTACTGAAATTGGGGAATAAAGCCCAAAGGGGTAAAATTTACTATGagattttatattttatttttaatacgTGTATTACAAAACAAATACTAGGCTGGGATGCGATCAGTGAGAAATCTTCTGAAAATTTATCGGAATTTATTTCGTTGATATTAAATGgtacaaataattttattgcCAACAATATGGGGGTTAAACTTGAGgaattgaaattaaagTTTAAAATGGTTGGTCAATTATTAGTTGCTCGATTAAAGGATATAAtggataatttttataatggagatttttatttatttgaaacaGATGAATTGATTACTTGGGttgtattgttatttgcTGACACTGACATGAGGAAAGATTGCATTGATGAAATTCGTACTTTAAGAGGAGAAttttga